In Edaphobacter dinghuensis, a genomic segment contains:
- a CDS encoding YkgJ family cysteine cluster protein: MFSPGEFVQRQQLVQIVDAALADSVRRSGAHLVCKPGCSQCCIGVFPIAHEDAARLREGLETLTQADPERAARVRARVANSLTRLDPWFPGDVHSGILNEDYEAAILFEEFANDEPCPVLDLEHGTCDLYGHRPILCRTFGPPMRTAEDNLATCELCFITASTEEIAACELDPTLPAQEEASNEAFNAAHGLHGQTLIAYALRSRD, from the coding sequence ATGTTTAGCCCCGGCGAATTCGTGCAGCGTCAACAGCTAGTGCAGATTGTTGACGCCGCACTCGCCGATTCTGTACGCCGTAGTGGCGCACACCTTGTCTGCAAGCCCGGCTGCTCGCAATGCTGCATTGGAGTCTTCCCTATCGCTCATGAAGATGCGGCTCGTCTCCGCGAAGGACTCGAGACTCTTACGCAGGCTGATCCTGAACGTGCCGCAAGGGTTCGCGCACGGGTTGCCAACTCGCTCACCCGTCTCGATCCATGGTTTCCTGGCGACGTACATAGCGGCATTCTGAACGAGGACTACGAAGCCGCCATCCTCTTCGAGGAGTTTGCAAACGATGAGCCTTGTCCTGTGCTCGATCTCGAACATGGCACTTGTGATCTCTATGGGCACCGGCCTATCCTGTGCCGAACGTTTGGGCCGCCGATGCGCACGGCCGAGGACAATCTAGCCACATGCGAGCTCTGCTTCATTACCGCGAGCACTGAAGAGATCGCAGCCTGCGAGCTTGATCCCACTCTTCCTGCGCAGGAAGAGGCCAGCAACGAGGCCTTCAATGCAGCGCATGGC